In Carassius auratus strain Wakin chromosome 41, ASM336829v1, whole genome shotgun sequence, the DNA window CAGGCAAGTACAGGAGCTTACTACTGCCAATGCATATGGTGCAGGGAGTATTTAAGACATATATGCAGCAACCAGAAATCAAATAAATGGAATATATCCGTGCGGTCTCACCTTCTGAAGGCCAGTGGTTTCATCTTGAATCTTATTAGGAAGGATGATCAACATACTGAGATTCTTCCCGACATACGGCAGCTCCAGAACCTTACTGTCCATCTCTGGGATTAAAGCCAGAGGAAACTCTGCCTTCTGATTCATCATCTTCACTGGTTTAGTTTGAGCCTGCAGAGCACGTCACAACTCCTCACATTTCATCACTGCtaagtttaatataaaaaaagctcATTAATTCTCACCTTGTTCAGCTTAAACTGTCCATCTCTGGTGTCTGCCTTTGGAAATTGCTTCTCCCAGTTCCCCTTGAAGTAGATGGCGTTCACCAAGACCAGTTTCGTCGATCCATCAATGTCTATCTTTGAGAGCAAGTCCTTGATCTTCTCTGAAATCCAAAGGGACATTTTATACTTGAAAAATTTAATCAGAAGCAAGGGACATGAAGCCAAACATGAACTTATAGTGCCTAAATGCATAATGTGTGAGTGTAGATTAGGTGTTCAAATTATATCATCCTGGTTTTTCACCTTGTGTTTTTTCCTCCACCCATTTGTTGATGTTGACCCTTGCAGCCTCTGAATTCATCTTGAAATCCACCTTCTCCAGTTTGGcttcatagtatttttttgtatcattaagGAATTTCTGTAATCAAGCAAATCAATTGAGGTAAAAAATTAAATTggtgttagcaaatattagcttGGAGTCTTACCTCAACAAACTGGTAGGATTGTTCTGCGTAGAGACGGTTGGCGAGACTCAACACATAAGGGGCTCCTGGTTTGTTCAGTTCACTCATGAGCTTGTTGAAGCCGGAATGAATTTGGTCCATTGAAACATCAGTTACTGGAGTCTCACAGTGTGTGGGAGGATTGGTAAAGCCTAAGACCTGTTCAGCATTATTGTGGTAAAATTGATAAAGGTGACCCAACTATTTTGAGAACTTCATCTATTGAACCTTTTATATTAGTGTGAAAGAATGCCTTCTTTCCACTAGAAGGAACCGTTTGTGCAATGGAATGTTTCCATGTTTATttcatggaaccacagatgccaTCACAGAACAGAACAGATAAATGTGAGATCACCTTAAATATCTGTGCCGCTGTGTTTCCTTTTGCTCCGAGCGACAACATGGCGAGAGCAAAGGAGATGCTGATCGGAGAGTAGAACACATTTTTTGAGGGGTTTCCTTCACTGATGTTCTTGAACAGGTTTAGAGAAAACTGTGTGTTTGCTTCAGATAAACACTCCATATTCACAAGCGGAGCAAGAAACAGCAGTAGTAGTTTAAATAACAGCAGATTTGAAGATGGACACATCTTGATCGCTCTATGCACCTTTAACAAACAGAGATCAGTAAAAGCATCACCTTGAACAATCAGAGGAAATTATGAACTTTCCAGGCGTGTCTCAATCTAAAGAATTATCAGTTATAAGTGTTAGTCAAATAAATTATGCCTTACCCCAAAACAGCTAGTTTTAATCAGAGTCCTGGCTTTCCTGTAAAAacataaattgtttttataatgaatgaatttttttttttattccagggATCTCAAACCTTGCTCCTGCAGAGCTAACGTCCCGcacctgtctgtaattatcaagtagCCCTAAACACCTTGATgatctggttcaggtgtgtttgattgggctTGGAGCTGAAATCTACAGGACAgcagctctccaggagcagggctgGAAACCCCTGATTTATCCAGTTACATGATTCATTCTTAATTTCACTCTTTGTTTTATAGTAACTTGAAATCAAATAAAGAGTGAGAAGGTGCAAAGAAACAAAACCTGAATCCAAGAAAGACGAATCATAATTGCATTAATCAAAATGTATAAACTGATAACGGATTGGCTGATTAGAGTTGGAACTGGAAGTGTCAATGTGAAACTTTTTAGAATCcctgttaaaaaacaaaatgaaatataataactgTCCTTGCCACACTCCCCAAGAACAACTGCTTTTCTAAATGACGCTTACCGTTACACTTATTTACACTTCATTTAGTGATCATGATCTTAGTTTTTAGTATGTGGGTATGTCAGATGTTCGGTTGTGTAAAACAGGAAACGTGTTGTGGATACATGCCTCATGAAACAACTTTTTCATATGTGATATGTAGTATAAATATAGCCTAACAATTAATTGAGAGAAAAACTTATGATGCTACTTCAGTGGCCATTAAAGTAATTATTTCCTCGagaccttatttatttttttgtttttcattcaccTACCACAATAGACTTGCAACACAAGTTTCTGTTAACCGGAAGAGGGTTCTAATGCCCTTAATGACAATACATTCAATGTATGGATTAAAGCATTTTTTACCAACTATTATCTTGACAATCAAAAGAATCAATCaacttaaatcatgttgtgtgtcaactgggattttttttttattttttatacttggATCAAAAAACTTAAGCAAATGTTACCCCCACTaccttaaatgtaaaaataaaaataagacactttttaaaatttaatttattaaatgataGAGACAacaattacatacatttaaattgaacaagcaatttgccatcaacacatcaactgacacttgaaataaaggcaaaatacaaacacatacacacgtcTAAAGAGCTGAACCGACACTTGTAAGTGTGATGTATAATTAAActtggcatgggattgagaaacatTTGCAACAATTGCATTTCAGTCCTTAAAATCAAACCACCgggattattttatatttcatacctCAATATGAAAAATCGGAAGGTTAAACACTGCACAACTTcacatgcaccccccccccccaccccacagtTCAAGTTattggtcaaaatgagaaaccaaaatATTGTAATTGATATTGTTCTAAAATGTAGTGAAAGGCTCAAAAGAACCAAAAACATCAACATAAAAAAACCCTACTTTTTATGGAAGAGCTTGCTGTGGAGCCCATGAACACATCATGAACATTGGTGGGAGCTGCTGttcttcacaagtttttgcagagcATCAATGGTGTATTTCATGCTCTTGAAGTAGTGGATGTTCACTACATACAGATCGATTAAGAGTCCGAATGCTttggggacatgggagatgtcagtgaGGACAAGATGTGCAAATGAGAGCAATGTTGGTTATTCTttgggaagcacatcacattgctgctCCTCAGTTTCAATCAGAAAgccctcttcaatttcttttACAACATCCTTAATTATAATAACACAATACataatatacttttataaaaactgaacaaacttatgtacatacactattaaagttgtgtgttttgttaaaaggacagctagtaataaatgaaaaattatccttcaagtggaagatatttaaaaaaaaatgtttgtagccAAACATGAAAGTCAAAAGTAAATGGTGCTCCTTAAATGTTTTAgttacaaacattcaaaataacttcctgtattttttattataaaaaatggtgGGGGGTTGCATGTTATTTTCCTTATCTGTATTCTACTCTATTTCTGAATGTCATAAAATGTCAATTTTGCAATTGACAAGGGGCTGGTTAGGGGATGTTAGAGGGAATAACAGTTCTCCAGTGCGTAGTTGTGCTCGTGTCCAGGGTGCGTCAAATCATCCACTGAAcgctaaaaattattattattatgtccagTAGATCACAGAGAGGGAAAATACTCCCTTAAAgactgtgctttttttttctgtgaaacaaaagATACATTGGTCCATAATAATTATCATAGTTTTAGAGACAATGACATAATTTATAAACCAATTAAGAAAAATGTCCAGAGTTTTCATGccattatattttttacttgtgCCAAAGGGGGGGATAAAAGGCCCCCAGAGTGACAAAGcaatttgctttatacatttacaGCTAAACCAGAGGACAGGCAGTTTTAGCCAAAcattaaaagtaatattaaataattattacaaaattaaaaatagccTGTAAATAGGAAgtccaaatattttattaaaccatttgaatacatttgatggacaaacaaaatatttgataTCGTtgactacataaataaaggtgacttgacctgacatagagttgatcaggttg includes these proteins:
- the LOC113059458 gene encoding leukocyte elastase inhibitor-like codes for the protein MCPSSNLLLFKLLLLFLAPLVNMECLSEANTQFSLNLFKNISEGNPSKNVFYSPISISFALAMLSLGAKGNTAAQIFKVLGFTNPPTHCETPVTDVSMDQIHSGFNKLMSELNKPGAPYVLSLANRLYAEQSYQFVEKFLNDTKKYYEAKLEKVDFKMNSEAARVNINKWVEEKTQEKIKDLLSKIDIDGSTKLVLVNAIYFKGNWEKQFPKADTRDGQFKLNKAQTKPVKMMNQKAEFPLALIPEMDSKVLELPYVGKNLSMLIILPNKIQDETTGLQKLEKALTYEKLMEWTGPSKTLRQEVQVSLPTFKMEETYDMKSLLISMGMEDVFNRQKVNLSGMSPNKDLVVSKVIHKSFVEVNEEGTKGTAGTGVVTGLGSSFPGDLKTFIADHPFLFFIRHNPSNSILFYGRFCSP